The Armatimonadota bacterium genome includes a window with the following:
- the ctaB gene encoding protoheme IX farnesyltransferase has translation MRELLQALLELTKFRIAVLATLSTAAGYILRAERVDTALLPVLAGTALLGGGSLALNQVQEHRTDALMERTRKRPIPSGRMSVAEAFWVSMGLLFMGLMMLWGFAGILPLVLGAVCVVWYNGIYTYLKRLTPFAVIPGSVIGAIPPVIGWTAAGGHLTHPAIIALAMFFFVWQVPHFWLLLRKYGKDYEQARLSSLTQVFSEEQLTRLTFVWIVAAAVTCLSLPVFGAVYSNLAAAGLLGCAVWLVWRASGLLSAEADERSFRSTFVSINVYALLVMIIVSADRLVKTG, from the coding sequence ATGAGGGAACTTCTTCAGGCTCTGCTGGAACTGACCAAGTTCCGTATCGCGGTCCTGGCCACCCTTTCCACAGCGGCGGGATACATTTTGCGGGCGGAGCGGGTGGACACTGCGTTGCTCCCTGTACTGGCCGGGACTGCTCTGCTGGGCGGGGGCAGTCTGGCGCTGAACCAGGTGCAGGAACACCGAACGGATGCCCTGATGGAGCGCACACGCAAGCGTCCGATCCCATCCGGCCGGATGAGCGTAGCGGAAGCCTTCTGGGTATCGATGGGCCTGCTGTTTATGGGTCTGATGATGCTCTGGGGATTTGCAGGCATCCTGCCGCTTGTCCTGGGGGCAGTCTGTGTGGTTTGGTACAACGGCATCTATACCTATCTGAAAAGGTTGACGCCGTTCGCAGTCATACCGGGATCGGTCATCGGGGCGATCCCACCGGTCATTGGCTGGACGGCCGCGGGCGGGCACTTGACCCACCCGGCGATCATCGCCCTGGCGATGTTCTTTTTCGTGTGGCAGGTACCGCACTTCTGGCTGCTGCTGCGCAAATACGGGAAGGACTACGAGCAGGCGCGGCTCTCATCGCTGACGCAAGTCTTCAGCGAGGAGCAGCTAACACGCTTGACGTTTGTGTGGATCGTGGCCGCAGCGGTGACGTGTTTGAGTCTGCCGGTGTTTGGGGCGGTCTACTCGAACCTGGCAGCGGCCGGGCTGCTCGGGTGCGCTGTGTGGCTGGTCTGGCGGGCAAGCGGTCTGCTGTCGGCGGAGGCGGACGAGAGGTCGTTCCGCAGCACGTTTGTCAGCATAAACGTATATGCGCTGCTGGTGATGATCATTGTATCGGCGGACCGGCTGGTGAAGACCGGTTGA
- a CDS encoding class III cytochrome C domain protein codes for MLKRLGAWAVYAYFALFLAIIVALGSYWNYLYATPEQPIAFPHKTHVQVVNLKCENCHLYTDKGRQAGIPAVQKCMECHQAVKTESPEIQKLTKYWEENREIEWAQIHKVPDYVYFSHKRHVTKGIPCETCHGQIGYEMVVHKAKSLSMGFCVTCHRQNNAPVDCYTCHK; via the coding sequence ATGCTGAAGCGTCTGGGCGCGTGGGCGGTTTACGCCTATTTCGCGCTGTTCTTAGCCATCATCGTGGCTCTCGGCAGTTACTGGAATTACCTGTACGCAACGCCCGAGCAGCCGATCGCCTTTCCACACAAGACGCACGTGCAGGTGGTGAACCTGAAGTGCGAGAACTGCCACCTCTACACGGACAAAGGGCGGCAGGCCGGCATTCCCGCCGTCCAGAAATGCATGGAATGCCATCAGGCGGTCAAGACGGAAAGCCCGGAGATCCAGAAGCTGACTAAATACTGGGAGGAGAACCGGGAGATCGAGTGGGCGCAGATCCACAAGGTGCCGGACTATGTTTACTTCTCGCACAAGAGGCACGTGACGAAGGGCATTCCCTGTGAGACCTGCCACGGGCAGATCGGATACGAGATGGTGGTCCACAAGGCAAAATCGCTCTCGATGGGCTTCTGCGTGACCTGCCACAGGCAGAACAACGCGCCAGTGGACTGCTACACCTGCCACAAATAA
- a CDS encoding dimethyl sulfoxide reductase subunit B has translation MNRRDFLKAVGVVSGGAVVAGCEPKKGTYKAIAPLFPLPEGRVPGEPYYIRTTCTECPAGCGVTARVIDGVPIKLEGTPGHPVNDGSLCIRGQAGITRLYNPRRIQKPMRRKGAGAWEEIGWEQAYSDIIAAVKASRQEGKKNLYLSGRTSGMLGRLIDEFCQKTGFERLPEYEVFDYAALRRANELVFGIREVPSYNIAASDFLLTIGADVLQTFGSPVSQQKQIARAKRENGLKWVHAEPHVSLEGLQAHRRVVLKPGSEPHLLAYLLAAYGKSVPGAPAADRPSVSRATGVAEDVLRDLAEQLRAAARPLVIAGGVSLAGANGLATAVLCAQLQSAGGMLARLDFSRSLEMGRVGTLKDLQALSERLDKGQTGVLFIARTDPAGTAPEAMRFAERMEKASFRVAFADAISATTEKCDLVLPLSHALESAGDVAPRKGLRGLVQPVIEKQLHDTKTEGDILLDLLDEMTAEREFRSFAAFLKQQWREAHGPGYEPQFSEMGYLEAIAKPATPAARPVPPQVLKTVTIPDGPTLVLTPSVRYFDGRSRNLKLLNEIPDPLTTITYGEWVSVSEEDARDLKLRDGDELELSADGWTRVLPAKIQKRLPAGVMMVDRGVAGACPTRVDPASGGEIAWLAGVRVRRTGGAVRLPVMSGSPSQHGRGIIPDPVHLKKDNGHGGDHEKGHGDGHHNLTLYPEQEYKDYRWAMAIDLDACNACGACVAACYVENNIGMTGRDQHLRGREMSWIRIEPFYDREDGADFLPMLCQQCDAAPCEAVCPVFATYHNPEGLNAQIYNRCVGTRYCANNCPYKVRRFNWFDYRPRRDPQLRQPHGDFTDSIEMPMDWVSNPLVSLRKRGVMEKCTFCVQRIREARDHAKDKGRKIQDGEVIPACAQTCPSEAIIFGNSLDPDSRVSKIIHRGTHRVFEELGTRPAVHYVNGPIPDAHFKDSERGEA, from the coding sequence ATGAATCGTCGCGATTTCCTGAAGGCGGTGGGCGTCGTCTCCGGCGGCGCAGTGGTGGCCGGATGCGAACCCAAGAAGGGCACATACAAGGCCATCGCGCCGCTCTTCCCCCTACCGGAGGGCAGAGTGCCCGGCGAGCCGTACTACATCCGCACGACCTGCACGGAGTGTCCGGCAGGCTGCGGAGTAACGGCGCGTGTGATAGACGGAGTGCCCATCAAGCTTGAGGGAACGCCGGGGCACCCGGTGAACGATGGGAGCCTCTGTATCCGCGGTCAGGCGGGCATCACCCGCCTATACAATCCCAGGCGCATCCAGAAGCCCATGCGCCGCAAGGGAGCAGGCGCCTGGGAGGAGATCGGGTGGGAGCAGGCCTACAGTGATATCATCGCCGCCGTCAAGGCCTCCCGGCAGGAGGGCAAGAAGAACCTTTACCTTTCCGGACGCACCTCCGGGATGCTGGGGCGTCTGATTGACGAGTTCTGCCAGAAAACTGGATTCGAGCGGCTTCCCGAATACGAAGTGTTCGACTACGCCGCGCTGCGGCGCGCCAACGAGCTGGTGTTCGGTATCCGGGAAGTCCCTTCCTATAACATTGCGGCCAGCGACTTTTTGCTGACCATTGGAGCGGACGTGCTGCAGACGTTCGGCAGCCCGGTCTCCCAGCAGAAGCAGATCGCACGGGCGAAGCGCGAGAACGGGCTGAAGTGGGTTCACGCAGAGCCGCACGTTTCGCTGGAAGGATTGCAGGCGCATCGCCGGGTGGTGCTCAAGCCTGGCAGCGAGCCGCATCTGCTGGCTTATCTCCTGGCGGCCTACGGCAAGTCTGTGCCCGGGGCCCCTGCCGCCGACAGGCCTTCCGTCAGCCGGGCAACGGGGGTGGCTGAAGACGTCCTCCGCGACCTGGCGGAGCAGTTGCGGGCGGCGGCGCGGCCACTGGTAATCGCGGGCGGCGTCTCTCTGGCGGGGGCGAACGGGCTCGCAACGGCTGTGCTGTGCGCGCAGCTCCAGTCAGCGGGGGGGATGTTGGCACGGCTGGACTTCAGCCGGTCTCTGGAAATGGGCCGTGTCGGGACCCTGAAGGATCTGCAGGCCCTTTCGGAGAGGCTGGACAAGGGACAGACCGGCGTGCTCTTCATCGCGCGGACCGATCCGGCGGGGACCGCGCCGGAGGCGATGCGGTTCGCGGAGAGGATGGAAAAAGCATCCTTCCGGGTCGCTTTCGCCGATGCCATCTCCGCCACCACGGAGAAATGTGACCTGGTGCTTCCGCTGTCGCACGCGCTGGAGTCGGCGGGGGACGTGGCGCCGCGGAAGGGGCTGCGCGGCCTGGTGCAGCCGGTCATCGAGAAGCAGCTACACGATACGAAGACCGAGGGCGACATTCTGCTGGATTTGCTGGACGAGATGACTGCGGAGCGCGAGTTCCGGTCGTTCGCGGCGTTCCTGAAGCAGCAGTGGCGGGAAGCCCACGGTCCCGGCTATGAGCCGCAGTTCTCGGAGATGGGATACCTTGAGGCGATCGCCAAGCCGGCCACTCCTGCGGCCAGGCCCGTTCCTCCGCAGGTCTTGAAGACCGTTACGATCCCGGACGGCCCCACCCTCGTTCTGACACCGTCCGTCCGCTACTTCGATGGCCGCAGCCGGAATCTGAAGCTTCTAAACGAGATCCCGGACCCACTGACCACCATCACCTACGGCGAGTGGGTTTCGGTTTCAGAAGAAGACGCGCGGGATCTGAAACTGCGCGACGGTGACGAACTGGAGCTTTCTGCCGATGGCTGGACGCGGGTGTTGCCCGCGAAGATCCAGAAGCGCCTTCCGGCAGGGGTGATGATGGTGGACCGGGGCGTCGCTGGAGCGTGCCCCACAAGAGTTGACCCGGCATCCGGCGGGGAAATCGCCTGGCTGGCGGGTGTTCGCGTCCGGCGGACAGGTGGGGCGGTAAGGTTGCCCGTGATGAGCGGCTCTCCGTCGCAGCACGGGCGAGGGATCATCCCCGACCCTGTGCACCTCAAGAAAGATAACGGCCACGGTGGCGATCACGAAAAAGGGCACGGCGACGGGCATCACAACCTGACGCTTTACCCGGAGCAGGAGTACAAAGACTACCGCTGGGCGATGGCCATTGACCTGGACGCCTGCAATGCGTGCGGAGCCTGCGTGGCAGCCTGCTACGTTGAGAACAACATAGGCATGACCGGCCGCGATCAGCATCTGCGCGGACGGGAGATGAGCTGGATCCGCATCGAGCCCTTCTACGACCGCGAAGACGGAGCGGATTTCCTGCCAATGCTCTGCCAGCAGTGCGACGCGGCCCCGTGCGAGGCGGTTTGTCCGGTATTCGCGACCTACCATAACCCCGAGGGACTGAACGCGCAGATATACAACCGCTGCGTGGGAACACGCTACTGCGCCAACAACTGCCCCTACAAGGTGCGCCGGTTCAACTGGTTCGACTATCGCCCGCGGCGCGACCCACAGCTGCGGCAGCCTCACGGGGACTTCACGGACTCCATCGAGATGCCGATGGACTGGGTCTCGAATCCGCTGGTGTCGCTGCGCAAGCGGGGCGTCATGGAGAAATGCACATTCTGCGTGCAGCGCATCCGTGAAGCTCGCGATCACGCAAAGGACAAGGGCCGCAAGATCCAGGACGGCGAGGTGATTCCCGCCTGCGCGCAGACCTGTCCTTCGGAGGCGATCATCTTCGGCAACAGTCTGGACCCGGACAGCCGCGTCTCCAAGATCATTCACCGGGGAACCCACAGGGTCTTCGAGGAGCTCGGCACGCGGCCGGCCGTGCACTATGTGAACGGCCCGATCCCTGACGCGCATTTCAAGGACTCGGAGAGGGGAGAGGCATAG
- a CDS encoding polysulfide reductase chain C, whose protein sequence is MTEQAIEQHHRLERDILAAMSQPTGWYWVALGVSIAAFLMGMGLWLYMILTGMGVAGINNPVGWGVFIVDFVFWVGIAHSGTLISAVLFLFRARFRSRFNRAAEAMTIFAVMTAGLFPLIHLGRVWFAYWLFPYPNNHLIWPNFKSPLVWDVFAVSTYLTVSAVFWYVGLIPDLAIARRHAKSKIQMWAYRVFSLGWVGSVQQWKHYNKLYGLLACFATPLVVSVHSVVSWDFAMSVIPGWHTTIFAPYFVAGAILSGCAMVITLMVPMRKIFRLEQIITVKHFEGIAQMLLLTSLIVTYSYIVEYAIAFYSGNTYEISHFVYRLLGAEEPGHYRYAYWVMVACNSVIPLLLFFRKVRTRIPALFVMSLFVNVGMWLERFIIIVTSLARDFDPYAWGLYKPSLVEVGITIGSFGLFFTLFLLFCKTLPVLAITEIKEEYT, encoded by the coding sequence GTGACAGAACAGGCGATCGAGCAACACCACAGACTGGAGCGGGACATCCTGGCCGCGATGAGCCAGCCGACAGGGTGGTACTGGGTGGCTCTGGGAGTATCCATAGCAGCGTTCCTGATGGGAATGGGGCTGTGGCTGTATATGATCCTCACCGGGATGGGGGTTGCCGGCATCAACAACCCCGTCGGCTGGGGCGTGTTCATCGTGGACTTCGTGTTCTGGGTGGGTATCGCCCACTCGGGAACGCTTATCTCCGCGGTGCTCTTTCTTTTCCGGGCCCGGTTCCGGAGCCGGTTCAACCGCGCGGCAGAGGCGATGACCATCTTTGCGGTCATGACAGCGGGGCTGTTCCCGCTGATCCACCTGGGACGGGTGTGGTTCGCCTACTGGCTGTTCCCCTACCCCAACAATCATCTGATATGGCCCAACTTCAAGAGCCCGCTGGTCTGGGACGTTTTCGCCGTGAGCACCTACCTCACCGTCAGCGCGGTATTCTGGTATGTTGGGCTCATTCCCGACCTGGCGATTGCACGGCGGCATGCCAAGAGCAAGATCCAGATGTGGGCATATCGGGTGTTCTCGCTCGGATGGGTGGGATCGGTGCAGCAGTGGAAGCACTACAACAAGCTGTACGGTTTGCTGGCCTGCTTCGCCACTCCGCTGGTGGTGTCCGTGCACTCGGTGGTGAGCTGGGACTTCGCGATGTCCGTCATTCCGGGATGGCACACCACCATCTTTGCCCCGTATTTCGTGGCGGGAGCCATCCTTTCGGGCTGCGCGATGGTGATCACGCTAATGGTCCCGATGCGCAAGATCTTCCGGCTGGAACAGATCATCACCGTGAAGCACTTCGAGGGCATCGCCCAGATGCTGCTTCTGACATCGCTCATCGTGACCTACTCCTATATCGTGGAGTATGCCATCGCCTTCTACAGCGGGAACACCTACGAAATCTCACACTTCGTCTACCGCCTGCTGGGAGCTGAGGAACCAGGTCACTACCGTTATGCCTACTGGGTGATGGTGGCCTGCAACTCGGTGATACCGCTTCTGTTGTTTTTCCGAAAAGTTCGGACCAGAATCCCTGCGCTGTTTGTGATGAGTCTGTTCGTCAACGTGGGGATGTGGCTGGAGCGGTTCATCATTATCGTGACGTCCCTGGCCCGGGACTTCGATCCGTATGCGTGGGGGCTCTACAAGCCCAGCCTCGTGGAGGTGGGGATCACGATTGGCAGCTTCGGACTGTTCTTCACCCTCTTTCTGCTGTTCTGCAAGACGCTCCCGGTGCTGGCCATCACGGAGATCAAGGAGGAGTACACCTGA
- the nuoH gene encoding NADH-quinone oxidoreductase subunit H: MTSGTTAALWLLARELAVAVAVLTFVLLVVMYPMIWGLRRVMAAFQVRIGPNRTGYQGLLQTPADALKLLAKEDIVPAAADRWPFILAPIIVFVPAFLVYAVMPFGKGLIPTDLNVGIVYVCAVTGIPIIGIMMAGWASNSKWSLLGAFRAAAQLVSYEVPLVLALMVPVMLAGSLSLQQIVKVQGEPVLGGLLCGWFILNPVTWLAFLVYFIAGIAESNIVPFDIMEAESELVAGFNTEYSGMKFALFFLEEFTAAFTLAAIATTLFFGGWQPLFPGAEAFWLDRLFAAAGLAFPEWLRSAATFFWFFGKSLLLVFVLMWIRSTLPRVRVDQLMSFAWKGLIPAAFVSLTIAGLWVVLA; this comes from the coding sequence ATGACGTCTGGCACAACGGCCGCACTCTGGCTGCTGGCTCGGGAGCTGGCTGTGGCCGTGGCTGTCCTGACATTTGTCCTGCTGGTCGTGATGTACCCGATGATCTGGGGGCTGCGCCGGGTGATGGCAGCCTTCCAGGTGCGCATCGGGCCCAATCGCACAGGCTATCAGGGTCTGCTGCAGACTCCCGCCGACGCCCTGAAACTGCTGGCCAAGGAAGACATCGTCCCCGCAGCCGCTGACCGATGGCCGTTCATCCTGGCCCCGATCATCGTCTTCGTTCCGGCATTCCTGGTGTATGCCGTGATGCCCTTCGGCAAGGGACTGATCCCCACGGACCTGAACGTCGGCATTGTCTACGTGTGCGCGGTGACGGGGATCCCCATCATCGGCATTATGATGGCCGGGTGGGCATCCAACAGCAAGTGGTCGCTGCTGGGCGCCTTCCGCGCGGCCGCACAGTTGGTCAGCTATGAGGTTCCTCTTGTGCTCGCCCTGATGGTACCCGTGATGCTGGCGGGATCGCTCAGCCTGCAGCAGATCGTGAAGGTCCAGGGCGAGCCGGTCCTGGGCGGACTGCTCTGCGGCTGGTTCATCCTCAATCCGGTGACCTGGCTTGCGTTTCTGGTTTACTTCATCGCAGGGATCGCTGAGTCGAACATCGTGCCGTTCGACATTATGGAGGCCGAAAGCGAGCTGGTGGCGGGCTTCAACACGGAGTACTCCGGGATGAAGTTCGCCCTGTTCTTCCTGGAGGAGTTCACGGCGGCTTTCACGCTGGCGGCCATCGCCACAACGCTGTTCTTCGGCGGGTGGCAGCCTCTCTTTCCCGGGGCTGAGGCGTTCTGGCTGGACAGGCTTTTTGCGGCGGCGGGACTGGCCTTCCCTGAATGGCTTCGGAGCGCCGCGACGTTCTTCTGGTTCTTCGGCAAGAGCCTGCTGCTCGTGTTTGTGCTGATGTGGATCCGCAGTACGCTGCCCCGCGTCCGGGTGGACCAGCTGATGAGCTTCGCATGGAAAGGACTGATCCCGGCTGCGTTCGTGAGCCTGACGATCGCCGGGCTGTGGGTGGTGCTGGCGTGA
- the nuoK gene encoding NADH-quinone oxidoreductase subunit K codes for MIPTWWPVTLSALLFSIGLFGLLSRRNAIAILMCIELMLNAANINLVAFSRAVTAQLLTGQVFAIFVMAIAAAEAAVGLAIVIALYRNRERIVVDEVDLLRW; via the coding sequence ATGATCCCGACCTGGTGGCCGGTGACACTGTCCGCCCTGCTGTTCAGCATCGGCCTGTTCGGGCTGCTCTCGCGGAGGAACGCCATCGCCATTCTGATGTGCATCGAACTGATGTTGAACGCCGCCAACATCAATCTGGTGGCATTTTCCCGGGCGGTCACCGCACAGCTGCTTACCGGACAGGTGTTCGCCATCTTTGTGATGGCCATTGCAGCCGCGGAGGCGGCCGTCGGGCTGGCCATCGTCATCGCGCTCTACCGCAACCGGGAGCGGATCGTGGTGGACGAGGTGGACCTGCTGCGATGGTGA
- a CDS encoding NADH-quinone oxidoreductase subunit L, with translation MLALTPLIPALPLAGSALIASFGRRLPGQGAYLAIATLAAGWLISAGILWETLAHGAHAPHWERSIAWAPTGDTILRMGLALDGLGLAMLIVVTTVSLLVHIYSVGYMHGDPRYPRFFSFLQLFSASMLMLVLADNLLLLYISWELVGLSSYLLIGFWFQKPEAMRAAKKAFIVTRLGDIGLFLGLLTLFKAVGSVALRDIFAAVDTHLATTAVSFTLPLIGKVVWPLAAVAAILIFFGAMGKSAQFPLHVWLPDAMEGPTPVSALIHAATMVAAGVYLVARMYPVFHYTDHGSVALAFVAGVGVVTALIAATIGLVMNDIKRVLAYSTVSQLGYMMMGLGVGGYTAGMFHLFTHAFFKAGLFLGSGSVIHGTGTQDIREMGGLARRMPHTYWTFVLATAALAGIFPFAGFWSKDEILLDAWLHMRWVFYAGLAGALLTAFYMGRLVIKTFLGEPRRQDLHAHESPPVMTVPLWILAFLSVTAGLVNTPWKPLFHHYVSFGNSEAPPFSLSIATVGTVAAVLGFVGALAVYRWEWVSAAALKRAFHPLYVLFSNKWYVDEILYALLVRPLFAVCRAAFAFDRWVVDGLVNTVGWLGLVLSRIQGWLDRWVVDGLVNLVGYFVRAAGWLLTRLQTGLAQTNVLLAFAGLVALVWLLVYR, from the coding sequence ATGCTGGCTCTGACGCCTCTCATACCGGCTCTCCCTCTGGCGGGCAGCGCGCTTATCGCAAGCTTCGGGCGGCGATTGCCCGGGCAGGGAGCGTACCTAGCTATCGCGACACTGGCTGCAGGCTGGCTGATCTCCGCCGGCATCCTGTGGGAGACCCTGGCGCACGGGGCGCACGCGCCGCACTGGGAACGCAGCATCGCGTGGGCTCCTACAGGCGATACCATCCTGCGGATGGGACTGGCTCTGGACGGGCTGGGACTGGCGATGCTGATCGTGGTGACCACTGTGAGCCTGCTGGTGCACATCTACAGCGTGGGCTACATGCACGGCGACCCGCGCTATCCCCGGTTTTTCAGCTTCCTGCAGCTTTTCAGCGCCAGCATGCTGATGCTGGTGCTGGCGGACAACCTGCTTCTTCTCTACATTTCGTGGGAGCTGGTGGGACTCTCCAGCTACCTGCTCATCGGTTTCTGGTTCCAGAAGCCCGAAGCGATGAGGGCCGCCAAAAAGGCGTTCATCGTGACCCGGCTGGGGGATATCGGCTTGTTCCTGGGCCTGCTGACGCTCTTCAAAGCGGTGGGCAGCGTGGCGCTCCGGGACATTTTCGCCGCAGTGGACACCCATCTGGCCACCACCGCGGTGTCATTCACGCTGCCGCTGATCGGTAAGGTGGTATGGCCCCTTGCGGCCGTGGCCGCCATTCTGATCTTCTTCGGCGCAATGGGGAAAAGCGCCCAGTTCCCTCTGCATGTCTGGTTGCCGGATGCCATGGAGGGCCCCACCCCGGTCTCGGCCCTTATCCACGCGGCCACCATGGTGGCTGCGGGAGTATATTTGGTAGCCAGGATGTATCCTGTTTTTCACTACACGGACCACGGCAGCGTGGCGCTGGCATTTGTGGCGGGGGTCGGTGTGGTAACGGCGCTGATTGCTGCCACAATCGGCCTGGTGATGAACGACATCAAACGCGTGCTGGCCTACTCCACAGTGAGCCAGCTTGGCTACATGATGATGGGGCTCGGGGTGGGCGGCTACACCGCCGGCATGTTCCACCTTTTCACACACGCGTTCTTCAAGGCCGGGTTGTTCCTGGGATCAGGATCGGTGATCCACGGAACAGGCACGCAGGACATCCGGGAGATGGGGGGGTTGGCGCGCAGGATGCCTCACACTTACTGGACGTTCGTGCTGGCCACGGCCGCGCTGGCGGGCATCTTTCCGTTCGCGGGATTCTGGAGCAAGGACGAGATCCTGCTGGACGCCTGGCTGCACATGCGGTGGGTATTCTATGCGGGGCTAGCCGGCGCTTTGCTGACGGCATTCTACATGGGGCGTCTGGTCATCAAGACGTTCCTGGGCGAGCCGCGGCGGCAAGATCTTCACGCTCACGAAAGCCCGCCGGTTATGACCGTTCCCCTGTGGATCCTTGCCTTTCTTTCCGTGACGGCGGGGCTGGTCAACACACCGTGGAAACCGCTTTTCCACCACTATGTGTCCTTCGGAAACTCCGAGGCGCCGCCGTTCAGTTTGAGCATCGCGACGGTTGGGACGGTCGCGGCCGTGCTGGGCTTTGTGGGGGCGCTCGCTGTATACCGATGGGAATGGGTAAGCGCGGCCGCTCTGAAACGCGCATTCCACCCGCTCTATGTGCTGTTCTCCAACAAGTGGTATGTGGACGAGATCCTGTACGCACTGCTGGTAAGGCCGCTATTTGCCGTCTGCCGTGCGGCTTTCGCATTCGACCGGTGGGTGGTGGATGGTCTGGTCAACACGGTGGGTTGGCTGGGACTGGTGCTATCGCGGATTCAGGGCTGGCTGGACCGATGGGTGGTGGACGGCCTGGTGAACCTGGTGGGATACTTCGTGCGCGCGGCAGGCTGGCTGCTGACCCGGTTGCAGACCGGGCTTGCCCAGACCAACGTCCTGCTGGCGTTCGCGGGGCTGGTGGCGCTGGTATGGCTACTGGTCTACCGGTGA
- the ndhD gene encoding oxidoreductase, producing MERWILTVITFWPLAVLAGVLCIPARHERFIKWFSIAGSLPPLILSAWLWLDYSGHSGMRYVMKLPWISAIGVDYHVGADGLSVPMFFLTALLTTLSLIYSLNITVRVKEYFALFLLLQTGMFGVFASLDYFLFYVFWEISLVPMYFLIGIWGGPRREYAAIKFFLYTLVGSVCMLLAILALYFATGAETFDMLRIAEQQPFAGRGVVQSLVFWALFLGFAIKVPVWPFHTWLPDAHVEAPTAGSVILAGVLLKMGCYGFLRILLPTLPEASAQYAIWIGILALISIVYGAFVAMAQMDFKKLIAYSSVNHMGYVMLGIAAASSLTGAGLTDRATALNGAMLQMFSHGVITGALFLLVGVIYERAHTRDLREFGGLGAVMPRYSVALWASCFASLGLPGMSGFVAEFFVFRGAFPAYLLITCLATIGLVVTAAYLLWTIQRVLLGPTNERWAKLPDMDAREVISVVPLMILMVLFGVYPKPILDILNGFARQLAALFGAG from the coding sequence ATGGAGCGCTGGATTCTGACGGTGATCACTTTCTGGCCGCTGGCCGTTTTGGCGGGCGTGCTCTGCATCCCCGCCCGGCACGAGCGCTTCATCAAGTGGTTCTCCATCGCCGGAAGCCTGCCTCCGCTCATCCTTTCCGCGTGGCTTTGGCTGGACTACAGCGGACACTCCGGGATGCGCTACGTGATGAAGCTCCCGTGGATCAGCGCCATCGGTGTGGACTACCACGTAGGCGCGGACGGGCTGAGCGTCCCGATGTTCTTCCTGACCGCGCTCCTGACCACCCTGTCGCTGATCTACTCACTGAACATCACGGTGCGTGTGAAGGAATACTTCGCACTCTTCCTGCTGCTGCAGACCGGGATGTTCGGGGTGTTTGCGTCGCTGGACTACTTCCTGTTCTACGTGTTCTGGGAGATAAGTCTGGTGCCGATGTACTTCCTCATCGGCATCTGGGGCGGCCCGAGGCGGGAGTACGCCGCAATCAAATTCTTCCTGTATACGCTCGTGGGCAGCGTGTGTATGCTGCTCGCCATACTGGCACTATACTTCGCCACTGGGGCGGAAACGTTCGATATGCTGCGAATCGCCGAGCAGCAACCTTTTGCGGGACGCGGCGTGGTGCAGTCTCTGGTGTTCTGGGCGCTGTTCCTGGGTTTTGCCATCAAGGTGCCGGTTTGGCCGTTCCATACCTGGCTTCCGGACGCGCACGTCGAGGCCCCCACGGCCGGATCGGTGATCCTGGCAGGCGTATTGCTGAAGATGGGATGCTACGGGTTCCTGCGCATCCTGCTTCCCACCCTGCCGGAAGCCTCCGCACAGTATGCGATATGGATCGGCATACTGGCGCTGATCAGCATCGTTTACGGGGCGTTCGTGGCGATGGCGCAGATGGACTTCAAGAAGCTGATCGCCTACTCCTCCGTGAACCATATGGGCTACGTGATGCTGGGCATTGCGGCGGCAAGCTCCCTGACAGGCGCCGGGTTGACCGATCGCGCGACCGCGCTGAACGGCGCAATGCTCCAGATGTTCAGCCACGGTGTCATCACGGGGGCTTTGTTCCTTCTGGTGGGTGTGATCTACGAGAGGGCCCACACGCGTGACTTGCGCGAATTCGGAGGGCTGGGCGCGGTGATGCCGCGGTACTCCGTAGCGCTGTGGGCCTCGTGCTTCGCCTCGCTTGGTCTACCCGGCATGAGCGGTTTCGTGGCGGAGTTCTTTGTCTTCAGGGGGGCGTTCCCGGCCTATCTGCTTATCACGTGTCTGGCGACAATCGGTCTGGTGGTGACGGCGGCTTATCTACTGTGGACCATCCAGAGGGTACTTCTGGGACCGACGAACGAGAGATGGGCGAAGCTGCCGGACATGGACGCAAGGGAGGTCATCAGCGTTGTTCCGCTTATGATCCTGATGGTGCTGTTCGGAGTGTATCCGAAGCCCATTCTGGACATTCTGAACGGCTTCGCCAGACAACTGGCGGCGCTTTTTGGGGCGGGTTGA